One Podarcis muralis chromosome Z, rPodMur119.hap1.1, whole genome shotgun sequence DNA segment encodes these proteins:
- the LOC144326219 gene encoding uncharacterized protein LOC144326219 yields MYRFAMTGERGDPIGAPSICLYLCPLWMKYVLVRQWLDVTNILCSSKPPRSNLHKEEQKALTNLRKDNNIIILPADKGNATVVMNTSDYQAKLSNLLQDPTYQPIKTDPTTYLEKTTKSKIKASPISEEIQLRIIPREKSSRCPKLYGLPKIHKEGTPLRPIVSSIGSPLQNLAKFLAKQLQPYAESISSHVPNSFQFIETIKKQNLHPNDLLVSFDVVSLFTQVPINEALTAIQNKYNPPEYILDLTNHCLTNTYFIHNGQRYKQIEGAPMGSPLSPVIANLYMEHFETNALDKSEHKPKLWLRYVDDTFVIWPHGKEKLDSFLTHLNSLHPKIQFTMEIEANNQLPFLDVLIYKKPDGSLGHTIYRKKTHTNRYLHAQSHHHPAQINSVAKTLISRTKRLADKDHLTTELQNLSNVLIANGYQQNRVTKLIQKETPPKNQDTEENNGIALLPYIKGTTDKISKILHKHNIKTAFCANQKIANILRNPKDKIQLENQGVYEIPCKVCPATYIGQTNRRINARIAEHKNAVKKEEKTSSLFQHMKETGHEINFADSKLLSNMEHHHKRIIMEAIEIEKHPHNMNKRDDTSRLPDIWKLALPTKTDTRSRGTQNAITNQPHQTQTQTLSTDKLQTTSSSQTMVAPPDAAPPCNPYTDLAGTGHKTTARPYTRSQARAQLNVVHPSSQKNSSQSSRGQDTKALATNPHLMTHLSASSVVSEREGQGGVLTVTKEQLE; encoded by the exons atgtacaggtttgcgatgaccggtgagaggggtgatcccataggtgctccttctatctgtttgtatctttgtccattgtggatgaagtacgtgttggttaggcagtggttg gatgtcaccaacatcctctgctccagcaaaccacccagaagcaatttacacaaagaagaacagaaagcactcaccaacctgaggaaagacaacaacataatcattctcccagcagacaaaggtaatgccactgttgtgatgaacacatcggactaccaagcaaaactatcaaatctactccaagaccctacctaccaacctataaaaacagatcccaccacctacctggaaaaaaccaccaaatccaaaataaaagcctctcctatcagtgaagaaatccagctaagaatcatccccagagaaaaatcatccagatgccccaaactctacggcctccccaagatacacaaagaaggaacaccactcagaccaatagtcagctccataggctcacctctacaaaatctcgctaaatttctcgccaagcaactccagccctatgcagaatccatctcttcacacgttccaaactccttccagttcatagaaacaataaagaagcaaaacctacatcccaatgacctacttgtgagcttcgatgttgtatctctcttcacacaagtgcccattaatgaagccttgacagccattcaaaacaaatacaatccccccgaatacatcttggacctgaccaaccactgcctaaccaacacgtacttcatccacaatggacaaagatacaaacagatagaaggagcacctatgggatcacccctctcaccggtcatcgcaaacctgtacatggaacactttgaaaccaatgctttagacaagtcagaacacaaacccaaactttggctcagatatgttgacgacacctttgtaatttggccacacgggaaggaaaaactggacagcttcctcacacatctcaacagcctacaccccaaaatacaattcactatggaaatagaagccaacaaccaacttccctttcttgacgtcctaatctacaaaaaacctgatggctccctaggacacactatctaccggaaaaaaacacacaccaaccgctacttacatgcacaatcacaccaccaccctgcacaaataaactccgtagccaagactctcatctccagaaccaaacgcctggctgacaaagaccacttgacaactgagttacagaatctctcaaatgtgttaattgccaatggataccagcaaaacagggttacgaagctaatccaaaaagaaacaccccccaaaaaccaagacacagaagaaaacaatggcatagccctccttccttatatcaagggcactacagataaaattagcaaaatcctccataaacacaatatcaaaacagccttttgcgccaaccaaaaaatagccaatatcctcagaaaccccaaggataaaatccagttggaaaaccaaggggtctatgaaataccctgcaaagtctgcccagccacgtacattggacaaacaaacagacgaataaatgcacgtatcgcagaacacaagaatgccgtcaaaaaagaagaaaaaacttcctctctcttccaacacatgaaagaaacaggacacgaaattaattttgcagattccaaattgctctctaacatggaacatcaccacaagagaataatcatggaagccatcgagatagagaaacaccctcacaacatgaacaagcgtgacgacacatcccgcttgccagacatctggaaattagccctccccacaaaaactgacaccagatccagaggcacacagaacgccatcaccaatcaaccacaccagacccaaacccagaccctctccacagataaattacagacaacatccagtagccaaaccatggtggcacctccggatgctgcacccccctgcaatccctacacagatctggctggcacaggccacaaaaccacagctcgcccctatacacgaagccaagccagagcacaactaaatgtagtacacccatcttctcagaaaaactcttcacaaagttcaagaggtcaagacacaaaggctttagcaacaaatccacacctaatgacccacctaagtg CCAGCTCTGTTGTCAGTGAGAGGGAAGGTCAAGGAGGAGTTCTCACTGTTACGAAGGAACAACTTGAATAA